One window of Labilithrix sp. genomic DNA carries:
- a CDS encoding PQQ-dependent sugar dehydrogenase, which yields MRSAMLSLAVLATLSLAAFAPACGAPTDEDEALDEGSGEEAYTTEGTCDGLPRLKTLKTPPGICVGLVTQGFTYSRGIAELPSGDFVLAEMGGWAQDRGAVWLLRRLPNKTFSKTRIAKLIDKPSGVTVGPDGLPYIGTPTGVFRFDPYEATVDPVPRTGPFRTTGDYKQPRFKVVIKDLPKGDPYRHPLKKMVFDKRDPWKLYVNIGSASDNCETGSGSSRRYALPCVEAEGNNALGTIRAYDLNNAEHVATGFTVVARGLRNSMALAVHPTSGALLQGENSRDSIEKADASYRDTEADFPHEELNVIVPGAHYGWPYCFDNNAVSPEYRGRVDCSRYTAPALLLPGHAAPLGMTYYDGSLLPSAYKGQLIVTYHGYRDNGHRLVMVPVDANGIPGGGEPLDIIRGWEKSADGREPLGAPVDVLAAKDGSLYITEDKNGNVLRLSFNAAEGNGLPMRAIPIVRPGADPAVEARCRELSRKNDAMSVMQKEVLDKNCTSCHGVGPGYPGNLRLDKCDAVGNWKRLTEARGARPALVQGGDMSSELVLRIQGEGYPQMPAGGIDPESFHALEEWIRAGAPKP from the coding sequence ATGCGCTCGGCGATGCTCTCCCTGGCCGTCCTCGCGACCCTCTCGCTCGCCGCGTTCGCGCCGGCCTGCGGGGCCCCGACCGACGAGGACGAGGCGCTCGACGAGGGCTCCGGCGAGGAGGCGTACACGACCGAGGGCACCTGCGACGGCCTCCCCCGCCTCAAGACGCTGAAGACGCCGCCCGGCATCTGCGTCGGCCTCGTCACGCAGGGCTTCACGTACTCGCGCGGCATCGCGGAGCTCCCGAGCGGCGACTTCGTCCTCGCGGAGATGGGCGGCTGGGCGCAGGACCGCGGCGCGGTGTGGCTCCTCCGCCGCCTCCCGAACAAGACGTTCTCGAAGACGCGGATCGCGAAGCTGATCGACAAGCCGAGCGGCGTGACGGTGGGGCCCGACGGCCTCCCGTACATCGGCACGCCGACGGGCGTGTTCCGCTTCGATCCCTACGAGGCGACGGTGGACCCCGTCCCGCGGACGGGCCCGTTCCGCACCACGGGCGACTACAAGCAGCCGCGCTTCAAGGTCGTGATCAAGGACCTCCCGAAGGGCGATCCGTACCGGCATCCGCTCAAGAAGATGGTCTTCGACAAGCGCGATCCGTGGAAGCTCTACGTCAACATCGGCTCCGCCTCGGACAACTGCGAGACGGGCAGCGGCTCGAGCCGCCGCTACGCGCTGCCGTGCGTCGAGGCCGAGGGGAACAACGCGCTCGGCACCATCCGCGCGTACGACCTGAACAACGCCGAGCACGTCGCGACCGGCTTCACCGTCGTCGCGCGCGGCCTCCGCAACTCGATGGCGCTCGCGGTGCACCCGACCAGCGGCGCGCTCCTCCAGGGCGAGAACTCGCGCGACTCGATCGAGAAGGCCGACGCGTCGTACCGCGACACGGAGGCGGACTTCCCGCACGAGGAGCTCAACGTCATCGTCCCGGGCGCGCACTACGGCTGGCCCTACTGCTTCGACAACAACGCGGTCAGCCCCGAGTACCGCGGCCGCGTCGACTGCTCGCGCTACACCGCGCCGGCGCTCCTCCTCCCCGGTCACGCCGCGCCGCTCGGCATGACCTACTACGACGGCTCGCTCCTCCCGAGCGCGTACAAGGGCCAGCTCATCGTCACGTACCACGGCTATCGCGACAACGGGCACCGCCTCGTGATGGTGCCGGTCGACGCGAACGGCATCCCCGGCGGCGGCGAGCCGCTCGACATCATCCGCGGCTGGGAGAAGAGCGCGGACGGCCGCGAGCCGCTCGGCGCGCCGGTCGACGTCCTCGCGGCGAAGGACGGCTCGCTCTACATCACCGAGGACAAGAACGGCAACGTCCTCCGCCTCTCCTTCAACGCGGCCGAGGGCAACGGCCTCCCGATGCGCGCGATCCCGATCGTCCGCCCCGGCGCCGATCCCGCCGTCGAAGCGCGCTGCCGCGAGCTCTCGCGCAAGAACGACGCGATGTCGGTGATGCAGAAGGAGGTCCTCGACAAGAACTGCACGAGCTGCCACGGCGTCGGACCCGGCTATCCGGGCAACCTCCGCCTCGACAAGTGCGACGCGGTCGGCAACTGGAAGCGCCTCACCGAAGCGCGCGGCGCGCGCCCGGCCCTCGTGCAGGGCGGCGACATGAGCAGCGAGCTGGTCCTCCGCATCCAGGGCGAGGGCTACCCGCAGATGCCGGCCGGCGGCATCGATCCCGAGTCGTTCCACGCCCTCGAGGAGTGGATCCGCGCCGGCGCGCCCAAACCCTGA
- a CDS encoding cytochrome P450: MPTLPPRKHSMAYSSWRWMRSPYPYLDELRALHGESFRLGIFGMEVNVFSNPDDVREVFSDGGDELEAGRFNQTLAVLLGDRSVLMVDGEKHLRKRKLLLPPFHGERMQAYGQTMLDVTDDAIDAMPHGRPFAFHESMQDVTLRVIVRTIFGFEGPRLEQMVTNTKRLLDLGAWAPLLIPAMQFELGGYSPYGRFRRAVDASNDLLHREIDGKRASGVRGPDILSLLLDARDDAGEPMSREELRDELVTLLVAGHETTATALSWAMKHLLEQPALFAELHAEVEALGPDPKPEAINKAPLLDGVVREALRLIPVIPIVGRVLATDRTVGGMDMKKGELVVCSIYLAHRRPEAFPNPETFDPRRFVGKKLSAHEFFPFGGGIRRCIGMAFAVYEMKMVLARLVSRCGFAFEGKKPVRMVRRSITITPSEGLRLVLEKRKLRPSLAIRAA, encoded by the coding sequence ATGCCCACGCTGCCGCCCCGCAAGCACTCGATGGCGTACTCGTCCTGGCGCTGGATGCGGTCGCCGTATCCGTACCTCGACGAGCTCCGCGCGCTCCACGGCGAGTCCTTCCGCCTCGGCATCTTCGGGATGGAGGTGAACGTCTTCTCGAACCCGGACGACGTGCGCGAGGTCTTCTCCGACGGCGGCGACGAGCTCGAGGCGGGCCGCTTCAACCAGACGCTCGCGGTGCTGCTCGGCGATCGCTCGGTGCTGATGGTCGACGGCGAAAAGCACCTCCGGAAGCGGAAGCTCCTCCTGCCGCCGTTCCACGGCGAGCGCATGCAGGCGTACGGGCAGACGATGCTCGACGTCACCGACGACGCGATCGACGCGATGCCTCACGGGCGGCCGTTCGCGTTCCACGAGTCGATGCAGGACGTCACGCTCCGCGTGATCGTCCGCACGATCTTCGGCTTCGAAGGACCGCGCCTCGAGCAGATGGTCACGAACACGAAGCGGCTCCTCGACCTCGGCGCGTGGGCCCCGCTCCTCATCCCCGCGATGCAGTTCGAGCTCGGCGGCTACAGCCCGTACGGCCGCTTCCGCCGCGCGGTGGACGCGAGCAACGACCTCCTCCATCGCGAGATCGACGGCAAGCGCGCGTCCGGCGTCCGCGGTCCCGACATCCTCTCGCTCCTCCTCGACGCGCGCGACGACGCGGGCGAGCCGATGTCGCGCGAGGAGCTCCGCGACGAGCTCGTGACGCTCCTCGTCGCGGGGCACGAGACGACCGCGACCGCGCTGAGCTGGGCGATGAAGCACCTCCTCGAACAACCGGCGCTCTTCGCCGAGCTCCACGCCGAGGTCGAGGCGCTCGGTCCCGATCCGAAGCCCGAGGCGATCAACAAGGCGCCGCTCCTCGACGGCGTCGTCCGCGAGGCGCTGCGGCTCATCCCCGTCATCCCCATCGTCGGGCGCGTGCTCGCGACGGACCGCACCGTCGGCGGGATGGACATGAAGAAGGGGGAGCTCGTCGTCTGCTCGATCTACCTCGCCCATCGCCGGCCCGAGGCGTTCCCCAACCCGGAGACGTTCGATCCGCGCCGGTTCGTGGGGAAGAAGCTCTCCGCCCACGAGTTCTTCCCGTTCGGCGGCGGCATCCGGCGCTGCATCGGGATGGCCTTCGCGGTCTACGAGATGAAGATGGTGCTCGCGCGACTGGTGTCGCGCTGCGGCTTCGCCTTCGAGGGCAAGAAGCCGGTCAGGATGGTCCGCCGATCGATCACGATCACGCCGAGCGAGGGCCTTCGCCTCGTCCTCGAGAAGCGGAAACTAAGGCCTTCTCTCGCGATCCGGGCCGCATGA
- the pqqB gene encoding pyrroloquinoline quinone biosynthesis protein PqqB has product MRAIVLGAAAGGGFPQWNCGCANCVAVREGRPGYEARTQDSIAVTADGARYAVVNASPEILAQVQKNEALWPRSARHTPISAVILTNGDMDHVLGLFSLRESTPFALYMTAAVQRGLEESAFIRTLRRFEGQLVVRNLEIGKPTALADATGEPLGLSVRAFPAAGKLPVHFVGHAKESPEDNVGLSFTDDAGKTLAYAAACASAEEGAHLDGHDVVFFDGTFWTEDELVKAGLSKSYARDMAHVPVSVSLEKLKIGGRKIYTHINNTNPILAPDSKERKQVLAAGWEIAYDGMEISL; this is encoded by the coding sequence ATGCGCGCCATCGTCCTCGGAGCCGCCGCCGGCGGCGGGTTCCCACAATGGAATTGCGGCTGTGCGAACTGCGTCGCCGTGCGCGAAGGCCGCCCGGGGTACGAGGCGCGCACGCAGGACTCGATCGCGGTCACCGCCGACGGCGCGCGCTACGCGGTCGTCAACGCCTCGCCCGAGATCCTGGCGCAGGTGCAGAAGAACGAGGCGCTCTGGCCGCGCTCGGCGCGCCACACGCCGATCAGCGCGGTCATCCTCACGAACGGAGACATGGACCACGTGCTGGGCCTCTTCTCGCTCCGCGAGTCGACGCCGTTCGCGCTCTACATGACCGCGGCGGTGCAGCGCGGGCTCGAGGAGAGCGCGTTCATCCGCACGCTGCGCCGCTTCGAGGGGCAGCTCGTCGTGCGGAACCTCGAGATCGGCAAGCCGACCGCGCTCGCCGACGCGACCGGCGAGCCGCTCGGCCTCTCGGTGCGCGCCTTCCCCGCCGCCGGCAAGCTCCCGGTCCACTTCGTCGGCCACGCGAAGGAGTCGCCGGAGGACAACGTCGGCCTCTCGTTCACCGACGACGCGGGGAAGACGCTCGCCTACGCCGCCGCGTGCGCGAGCGCGGAGGAAGGAGCGCACCTCGACGGGCACGACGTCGTCTTCTTCGACGGCACGTTCTGGACGGAGGACGAGCTCGTGAAGGCGGGGCTCTCGAAGTCGTACGCGCGCGACATGGCGCACGTCCCGGTCTCGGTCTCGCTCGAAAAGCTGAAGATCGGCGGGCGGAAGATCTACACGCACATCAACAACACGAATCCCATCTTGGCTCCCGACTCCAAGGAGCGAAAGCAAGTGCTCGCCGCGGGTTGGGAGATCGCCTACGACGGAATGGAGATCTCGCTATGA
- the pqqC gene encoding pyrroloquinoline-quinone synthase PqqC produces MTEPLDREAFIARLRDEGAKRYHDHHDFHVRMHAGKLSRRQIQAWVENRFYYQTRIPIKDAIILSKSDDPAFRRVWIHRIHDHDGKAEGEGGLAQWIRLAKGVGLDVDEVKSLKNVLPGVRFACDSYVQLVRDRPLVEAVASSLTEFFSPDIMARRIVAWEQHYPWVEAETMEYFRGRVTRARQDSHEAIDYVIAHATTREVQERCIDALIVKTQILWALLDAVDRAFSA; encoded by the coding sequence ATGACGGAGCCGCTCGATCGGGAGGCGTTCATCGCGCGCCTGCGTGACGAAGGCGCAAAGCGGTATCACGATCATCATGACTTCCACGTGCGCATGCACGCCGGGAAGCTCTCGCGCCGGCAGATCCAGGCGTGGGTCGAGAACCGCTTTTATTACCAGACACGAATCCCGATCAAGGACGCGATCATCCTCTCCAAGTCCGATGATCCCGCGTTCCGCCGCGTGTGGATCCACCGCATTCACGATCACGACGGGAAGGCCGAAGGGGAGGGCGGGCTCGCGCAGTGGATCCGCCTCGCGAAGGGCGTCGGCCTCGACGTCGACGAAGTGAAGTCGCTGAAGAACGTGCTCCCCGGCGTCCGCTTCGCGTGCGACTCCTACGTCCAGCTCGTCCGCGATCGTCCCCTCGTCGAGGCGGTCGCCTCCTCGCTCACGGAGTTCTTCTCCCCCGACATCATGGCGCGCCGCATCGTGGCGTGGGAGCAGCACTACCCGTGGGTCGAGGCCGAGACGATGGAGTACTTCCGCGGCCGCGTCACGCGCGCGCGCCAGGACTCGCACGAGGCGATCGACTACGTCATCGCCCACGCCACGACGCGGGAGGTGCAAGAGCGCTGCATCGACGCGCTCATCGTGAAGACGCAGATCCTCTGGGCGCTGCTCGACGCGGTGGATCGGGCATTTTCGGCGTGA
- the pqqD gene encoding pyrroloquinoline quinone biosynthesis peptide chaperone PqqD: protein MNPKLAKKARLRFDRHSGKHMLMYPERGLALNESAKLIVERCDGTRSVEQIVQELDAIAGQSVQADVLAVLEDLQKKGLLEP, encoded by the coding sequence GTGAACCCGAAGCTCGCGAAGAAGGCGCGGCTGCGGTTCGACCGGCACTCGGGGAAGCACATGCTGATGTACCCGGAGCGCGGCCTCGCCCTGAACGAGAGCGCGAAGCTCATCGTCGAGCGCTGCGACGGCACGCGGAGCGTCGAGCAGATCGTGCAGGAGCTCGACGCGATCGCGGGGCAGAGCGTCCAGGCCGACGTGCTCGCGGTGCTCGAGGACCTCCAGAAGAAGGGGCTCCTCGAGCCGTGA
- the pqqE gene encoding pyrroloquinoline quinone biosynthesis protein PqqE, with the protein MSEAPRPYTLIAELTYRCPLKCPYCSNPTNLKEHDGELTTEEWTRVLGEAEELGVVQVHFTGGEPCSRKDLEALVARARELELYSNLVTSGVPLSKERLAGLAERGLDHVQVSIQSARKERSDEIAGFAAYPQKLEVMRWVRDLGLPLTMNVVLHRANLDEVDELVAMAESVGASRLELANTQYVSWALTNRDQLMPSAAQLEEAAAKAAAHKKRLEGKIDVLFVKPDYFGTTPKACMDGWARRFIHMVPDGRVLPCHAATSIPSLKFDDVRARSLADIWANSEALNAYRGDAWMKEPCKSCDRRHQDFGGCRCQAFALTGDAANTDPACSLSASHAIVTEARAAAPPAERRYLYRGR; encoded by the coding sequence GTGAGCGAAGCGCCGCGGCCGTACACGCTGATCGCGGAGCTGACCTATCGGTGTCCGCTCAAGTGTCCGTATTGCTCCAATCCGACGAACCTGAAGGAGCACGACGGCGAGCTGACGACCGAGGAGTGGACGCGCGTCCTCGGCGAGGCGGAGGAGCTCGGCGTCGTGCAGGTGCACTTCACCGGCGGCGAGCCGTGCTCGCGCAAGGACCTCGAGGCGCTCGTCGCGCGCGCGCGCGAGCTCGAGCTGTACTCCAACCTCGTGACGAGCGGGGTGCCGCTCTCGAAGGAGCGCCTCGCGGGCCTGGCCGAGCGCGGACTCGACCACGTGCAAGTCAGCATTCAGTCGGCGAGAAAGGAGCGCTCGGACGAGATCGCGGGCTTCGCCGCCTATCCGCAGAAGCTCGAGGTGATGCGCTGGGTGCGCGACCTCGGACTGCCGCTCACGATGAACGTGGTGTTGCATCGCGCGAACCTCGACGAGGTCGACGAGCTCGTCGCGATGGCGGAGTCGGTCGGCGCGTCGCGCCTCGAGTTGGCCAATACGCAATACGTCTCCTGGGCATTGACGAATCGCGATCAGCTGATGCCGAGCGCCGCGCAGCTGGAGGAGGCCGCGGCGAAGGCGGCCGCGCACAAGAAGCGCCTCGAGGGCAAGATCGACGTCCTCTTCGTGAAACCGGATTATTTCGGCACGACCCCGAAGGCCTGCATGGACGGCTGGGCGCGCCGGTTCATCCACATGGTGCCGGACGGCCGCGTCTTGCCGTGCCACGCCGCGACGAGCATCCCCTCATTGAAGTTCGACGACGTCCGCGCGCGCTCGTTGGCGGATATCTGGGCCAACTCCGAGGCGCTGAACGCCTATCGCGGCGACGCGTGGATGAAGGAGCCCTGCAAGAGCTGCGACCGCCGCCACCAGGACTTCGGCGGCTGCCGCTGCCAGGCCTTCGCGCTCACCGGCGACGCCGCGAACACGGACCCCGCGTGCTCGCTCTCGGCGAGCCACGCGATCGTGACCGAGGCGCGCGCCGCCGCGCCGCCGGCCGAGCGCCGCTACCTCTACCGAGGCCGCTGA
- a CDS encoding MFS transporter, with the protein MTRRPLFVASFGAFVAGLSTSLVAVSAPVIARDLAVTKEDVSWVLTAYLLAITCLLALAGKAADVLGRKRVYLTGFCFFVAGSAMCAGAPLLRALVGARVMQGCGAAMLMAVGPAIVTRAVPPARRARALGTQLALTYVGLVLGPSIGGFLAARLGWQAVFLVIAGAGALGGVLALALLEPDDGGAGAGAAAERPSWRSLDLGGAVLFAAGFAALLVALHRVRSEGWSSAPVLAILAFVVVALGAFVRHEALAAQPLLPLRLLRQPPFAFGVLGATLLYTVTFMLSSWLLPFQLQRAGLGPAEAGGYLTAQPIVMAFVAPVSGWIADRWGPRLPSAGGMLLIAAGMLAVARAAEEQGPALVVSLALVGVGAGLYVAPNSALIMGAAPKDRQSIAAAMAATARNLGMTLGVALGASLDRAFGFRAALVVAACLGACGALLGVVRPVVASPR; encoded by the coding sequence ATGACGCGGCGGCCGCTGTTCGTCGCGTCGTTCGGGGCGTTCGTGGCGGGGCTGTCGACGAGCCTCGTCGCGGTGTCGGCGCCGGTCATCGCCCGCGACCTCGCGGTCACGAAGGAGGACGTGAGCTGGGTCCTCACCGCGTACCTCCTCGCGATCACGTGCCTGCTCGCGCTCGCGGGCAAGGCGGCCGACGTGCTCGGCCGCAAGCGCGTGTACCTCACCGGCTTCTGCTTCTTCGTCGCCGGCTCCGCGATGTGCGCGGGCGCGCCCCTCCTCCGCGCGCTCGTCGGCGCCCGCGTCATGCAAGGCTGCGGCGCGGCGATGCTGATGGCGGTCGGCCCCGCGATCGTCACGCGCGCGGTGCCGCCGGCGCGTCGCGCGCGCGCGCTCGGGACGCAGCTCGCGCTCACGTACGTCGGGCTCGTGCTCGGGCCCTCGATCGGCGGCTTCCTCGCGGCGCGGCTCGGGTGGCAGGCGGTCTTCCTCGTCATCGCCGGCGCCGGCGCGCTCGGCGGCGTGCTCGCGCTCGCGCTCCTCGAGCCGGACGACGGGGGAGCGGGCGCGGGCGCGGCGGCGGAGCGGCCGAGCTGGCGCTCGCTCGACCTCGGCGGCGCGGTGCTGTTCGCGGCCGGCTTCGCCGCGCTGCTCGTCGCGCTGCATCGCGTACGGAGCGAGGGCTGGTCGAGCGCGCCGGTGCTCGCGATCCTCGCGTTCGTCGTCGTCGCGCTCGGCGCGTTCGTGCGGCACGAGGCGCTCGCGGCGCAGCCGCTCCTCCCGCTCCGCCTCCTGCGGCAGCCGCCGTTCGCGTTCGGCGTGCTCGGGGCGACGCTCCTCTACACCGTCACGTTCATGCTCTCGTCGTGGCTCCTGCCGTTCCAGCTCCAGCGCGCCGGCCTCGGCCCCGCGGAAGCCGGCGGCTACCTCACCGCGCAGCCGATCGTGATGGCGTTCGTCGCGCCGGTGTCGGGATGGATCGCCGACCGCTGGGGTCCGCGCCTCCCGAGCGCGGGCGGCATGCTCCTCATCGCGGCGGGGATGCTCGCGGTCGCGCGCGCGGCGGAGGAGCAAGGTCCCGCGCTCGTCGTCTCCCTCGCGCTCGTCGGCGTCGGCGCCGGCCTCTACGTCGCGCCGAACAGCGCGCTCATCATGGGCGCGGCGCCGAAGGACCGCCAGTCGATCGCGGCGGCGATGGCGGCGACGGCGCGGAACCTCGGCATGACGCTGGGGGTCGCGCTCGGAGCCTCGCTCGATCGTGCGTTCGGCTTCCGCGCGGCGCTCGTCGTCGCGGCGTGCCTCGGCGCGTGCGGCGCGCTCCTCGGCGTCGTGCGACCCGTGGTAGCGTCGCCGCGATGA
- a CDS encoding rhodanese-like domain-containing protein, whose amino-acid sequence MTEPVRISPADAHAKMAEGYTYVDVRTPEEFAEGRPAGAVNVPLGDDFVALMDARFAKDTKIVVGCKAGGRSLRAAKALLAAGYTDVLDQRAGFDAARGPFGEITEPGWSRSSLPVEK is encoded by the coding sequence ATGACCGAGCCCGTGAGGATCTCCCCCGCCGACGCGCACGCGAAGATGGCGGAGGGCTACACCTATGTCGACGTCCGGACCCCCGAGGAGTTCGCGGAGGGCCGCCCCGCCGGCGCGGTCAACGTGCCCCTCGGCGACGACTTCGTCGCGCTCATGGACGCGCGCTTCGCGAAGGACACGAAGATCGTCGTCGGCTGCAAGGCGGGCGGCCGCAGCTTGCGCGCGGCGAAGGCGCTCCTCGCCGCGGGCTACACGGACGTGCTCGATCAACGCGCCGGCTTCGACGCCGCGCGCGGCCCCTTCGGCGAGATCACGGAGCCGGGCTGGTCGCGCTCGAGCTTGCCGGTGGAGAAGTAG